One part of the Aurantibacillus circumpalustris genome encodes these proteins:
- a CDS encoding sensor histidine kinase: MLGFSALWAFWVIVQTILLHRYGISWKLSFIDASISNSILALLSYTAITIYRFYQPGKTNRFYRLIFALGISILFILILRFSLNAVLAEETSYLEFLELSMPIRHITAFLIISFVTVLNWMWNVLKEQRELEERRNETEKLIKEAELVKLRQQLQPHFLFNSLNSISALAGSKPNEARKMIQQLSDFLRGTLKKDGQQIVLLKEEVEHLKLYLEIEKVRFGHRLNFKIDILENVMDAEIPLLLLQPIVENAIKFGLYGTIEDVEVGLNAHVDSGYLCLEIKNPFDSQTQGGAKGTGFGLSSAQRRLFLLYSRNDLLTTDKKGNIFITRLKIPQIKI, from the coding sequence ATGCTAGGTTTTTCGGCCTTGTGGGCTTTTTGGGTTATTGTTCAAACTATTTTATTGCATCGCTATGGCATTAGTTGGAAATTATCTTTTATTGATGCCAGCATTTCAAATAGCATACTTGCGCTTCTAAGTTATACAGCAATTACAATTTACCGCTTTTACCAACCCGGAAAAACTAATCGTTTTTACCGTCTCATTTTTGCTCTTGGTATAAGTATATTATTTATTCTCATTTTACGTTTTTCATTAAATGCCGTTCTCGCCGAAGAAACCTCTTATCTAGAATTTTTAGAACTTTCAATGCCAATAAGGCATATAACTGCTTTTCTAATTATCTCTTTCGTTACAGTATTAAACTGGATGTGGAATGTTTTAAAAGAACAAAGGGAGTTAGAGGAAAGAAGGAATGAAACAGAGAAATTAATAAAAGAAGCAGAGTTAGTAAAACTGCGTCAGCAACTTCAGCCCCACTTTTTATTTAATAGCTTAAACTCCATCAGTGCTCTTGCTGGCAGTAAACCGAATGAGGCAAGAAAAATGATTCAACAACTCTCTGATTTTTTAAGAGGTACGCTAAAAAAAGATGGACAGCAAATTGTTTTACTTAAAGAAGAAGTGGAACATTTAAAACTTTACTTGGAAATTGAAAAAGTTCGGTTTGGACATCGCTTAAATTTCAAAATTGATATTTTGGAGAATGTAATGGATGCGGAAATTCCACTACTACTTTTACAGCCTATAGTGGAAAATGCAATTAAATTTGGGCTATATGGCACAATAGAAGACGTCGAGGTTGGCCTGAACGCACATGTTGATTCAGGTTATTTATGTTTAGAAATTAAAAATCCCTTTGATTCGCAAACACAAGGCGGAGCAAAAGGTACAGGCTTTGGTTTGAGTTCTGCTCAACGACGTTTGTTTTTACTTTATAGTAGAAATGATCTTTTAACAACTGATAAAAAAGGAAATATTTTTATAACACGATTAAAAATTCCTCAAATAAAAATATAA